The Macrobrachium nipponense isolate FS-2020 chromosome 8, ASM1510439v2, whole genome shotgun sequence nucleotide sequence GCGATGATAATGATGCCTTTGTTGGGACAAATCTTCCGAATGAGCCGCCTTGATTTGCAGGATTTAACGGGTTTTGTGCTAAAGCTCACATGCGACGTGCGTTATCGCCAAGTACAAGCCTCTAGatcagtgtttcttaaactttctcgTGCAGCAGACCCCTTCTATAAAAATGACTCAAGTagcggaccccttattatgatcatttccctcttgggtttaaaagtgttttcagggtataatatatagtactaaatttgccgctgaattatttattaatggcttactttcattattggcttatcttcaacatacATGTTTACATTTTGATTACAATAACTTCCACAACATTATTAATGTTCCAATTTTTcacacaaattttagtgaacttaacagcaacgctCCCTATTCACATCATCCGGAGGACCCCTTGAACATTCCACGGACCCCTTGGGGTCCGTGGACCACACTTTAAGAGACACTGCTCTACATATACATCGGAATGCACATACAAGCGCACTTACATTATATTATGTGTGAGGGAGTGACTATGACAGTTGTTGCTATTTTCTTTATATCAGTGGaagtaattatgatatatatagatatatatatatatatatatatatatatatatatatatatatatatatatatatatatatatgtatgaatgtgtgcatAAACACAGTACATGGCTACGAAGAAATTGGAAGAACATACAGGCAAATGCACATAAACAGTTCCACTGTCAATGGCCGGAAATCGTGTATTAATAcgttattacaaaatatattactaaaattGCCCTCATGATTCAGTCAGTTTTGTCTCAATAATTTTTTCGCCTAAGTTAACCCTCTTAGCATCATTAATAAACGTACTTAGATAGTTTTATGAGACTGGTTCTGTTTGCGGTTTAGGTAACAAAGTGAATGTCACGGGGATGGGAGGAAATgcctttatttgttcattatcatttctaataataataaataataataataataataataataaacggagAGAGATGGTATCAAATACCTGAACCAGTTGTTGACTGTATGACTAAGCAGAATGAACGAACAAGCTTTTACcctcttatttattttccttgtcCGTTAGAGAGttatagaaatcataaataaatgaataaaatttatgaaaaaatctaTTTGTTTTGTTCATTGTGAGTCGGTCAGtcatcattactctctctctctctctctctctctctcctctctctctctctctctctctccccttctgcAAGTTGTCAAGAGATAATCGATTTTGttgttaatgaaataattaagtaagtattgtttgattattataaaggatattgtctaaattttttttactggtaATTAGTTATGAATTTGAGATAGATAACAGTATTAATTTGGACACAAAACTAACTAAAAAATAGGAATGAAACTCATGTGGCAACAATAATATCTTTATTGATAAATTACTTTAGATAATCAAAGTATAAGTAGGACAACAAAATTATCCTAGGAAAGCAAGGTTTCAACAcaaatagcaataataaaaacTTCCAACTAATTGTTCTTAATGACCTACATAACAAAATTTATGACATTCTTAAGTCTAATCTATTTATTTCTGTatgggaaaacaattattataagGTACTGACCTGTAGCAAAACTAAGATTCAAAagtcacatacacatacacacacacatacattacatacatacaatatatatatatatatatatatatatatatatatatatatatatatatatatatatatatatatatatatatatatatatatatacatatatataattatgtaagtgtgtgtatgtatgatagatatataaatcaatagatttatatatataggtaaacaaATTATTATGTTGACctacttaatatatttttctcttttcagatgtGGCTGTGGATCACTGGGATGATGATCCGGAGAGTAATCAGCGCAGCACAACCAGGGTCATGTCCAACGGTATGTTTCTGCCCTCTGGATCCCAGTGGACGTCGCCAGGTGATCTGCAACACAGGAGGACTTGTTGATCCTCTGCCTGTTCTAGAAATGCCGTCAGATGCCGAGATCCTGATCATCACCTCTCCTCCAGACAGACCAAATACTCTGACCCTCGGGCCCATTTTCAAAGGTCATCATCGTCTTGAACAGATAACCGTGACAAGATCTGGAATACCTGCTTTAGGAATTCATTCATTCTGGGGTTTACGACGTCTTCATACTCTGAATGTTTCCCATAACAGTATCTCCGCCATCATTGAAACCAACTTCCGAGGAGCTGATAAGCTTCACACCCTGGACCTGAGTCACAATCACGTCGAGTCAGTACCTTCTGCAGTCTTCCGCTATGTGCGAAGCCTCCACTACCTGAATCTCGCTCATAATCGTATTCCAGATGTAGTTCCTCGAATGATGTTTGGACTCTCTCTTTTGAAAGTTCTTGATTTAAGTCATAATCCTTTAGGGCATCTCCCTGCTGATCGGTTTACAGATGTCCCAAATCTGAGAGAACTAAGCTGTTCCTCCTGCGGTCTCCAGGCAATTTCCGCAGAACTACTACAAGCTGTACCTCATCTACAGGTGCTAGACCTTCGGGATAATAGGCTGATGGATGTACCACCCATCACATTATCTCTTCAACTCAAATCACTCTTGCTGGATGGAAATCACATTGCTGCCATTTCATCAAACGCACTATCTGCGCCATCTTTGGAAACACTGACAATAACTCAAAACCGTTTGGCATCCATAAAATCTCGTGCAATGCAGAACTCTTCAATTAGCCATCTTGATGTTCGCTACAATCGACTGACAAAGTTGCGACCTGAATCCCTCAGCGATGCTTTAGGAAAGCTGCGTAATCTTCGGTTGTCTGGCAATCCTTTACGAATTGAACAACTGGTGCAAATGATACCACGAGCAAGGCAGCTTCGACACTTAGAGATGGGAGAACTTGGTCTGGCATCTTTGCCAGGGGAACTCCTCAGACAGTCTCGTCACCTGAAGACTCTGAACGTCTCTGGAAATTACCTCTCAGATTTCCCAGCCTCGTCACTATTTGCGACACCTCATTTGTCAATTCTTGATCTCTCCCACAATAATTTCAGGGGTCTGGAACAAGATTTAGTGACAGCATTTAAAACTATGGCATCACTTGACAAAGTATGGCTACAAAACAACCCATGGCAGTGCCAGCGGTGTCATATAGCTCCTATGCTAGATTGGTTAAGAGATCCAACTTCTTCACACCACCCACATGCTGATGCTATTTGTCGGGACATGCCAGATTCTCCTAGATGTCTGAAATGTACTGGACCCCCAGATCTGGCGGGACATGCTCTCCAATTGCTAGAGAAAGCCAATGTTCCTGACTGTGGGATTAGCCAACCTGTTTGGCCAGCATGGCTTGGTGGCGCACAGAGTGACGATCCTCGCTCCCCTCGTGATCACCACGCAGCGGAGTCAATAGAAGAGCTCCCAAGTTTGGAAGTTTTCTTTGGAGACCACATGGCACTCATCATTGGCGTCGGCTGTGGCCTTGTTTTGGCCCTCCTCCTAGTTGTAGTGGCCGCCCTTGTGCTCGCCAGGAGACACTCCGCTCTTTACTATACCAATGAAACAGAAGATAAAGCTTCATCAGAGAAGTTAATGAGCAGAAACAATAATGACAACAGCCCTCAAGGACCTCGTGGAGGTACTCCCCGCTCTTTCCCTAGAGCCCCAACTCCTTATACAACAAGACACGGACCAGCAATTGCTACAATCGACGAAGTAGACAGCATCGCTGGATCATCAGTAGATTTGCAAGTTGGCAAAGAATTGAATGCCCCCAAGATCGTTCGCCTCATGGCTTCTCCCTTgccttagatctctctctctctctctctctctctctctctctctctctctctctctctctctctctctctctctctctctctcattattatcattgtttgaaATATTGTCACTACTATTATCTCTCATCCGTTTTAATTccaaccaccccccccaaaaaaacaacacATATGAAAGAAAAGTTAATTGAATGGAGGATAATACATTTGAGATAAAAAAGTTCGTGGTCAGATACTTGAAACCGATACAAGAGAAGCGgtgggagaagagaggagaagaccTTCTGATACGATACCACCAGTGCAAACCGATAACCGCAAGTTGGCAGTAAATTCCATCTACGAAGTTCCCTGCAACGGCTTGACTTCCTCCTGCCCTATTTCAGTTTCATCATTGGGTTATCAATAACATTCATGCGGAGCTTGAGTCACGTTTTTTTCTACTCTTTTGAGGTGTTAACCCCATGCTTTATACAATTTTCTAGTTAGTGACTGTTAACCTCTTGGAAATATGGATTACTCTTGTATATCACCGTATTTATATAACTGACCtgcgattttattttattagaatttataTGACTTTCTATCATTTTCGTTTCTGTCTTCTTCCATCACGTAACTTCTTCCATTCTTTACCGACTATCTCCCTCGGACTCCGTATTTTCCATTTCCGTTATCTTTACAGGTAAGGCAGATGTGAATTGCTACGCATACCCTTACATTTTATGCAACAGAAGATGTAACCCTAGAATAGATAACGGCTGAAGGTTGGTGAGAAGTGTACATATTGCCTACACTTAGGTACGATAACTTACGAAGCTACTTGCTCGCCCTGGGTATTTAGCTGAAATAAGGGGACGTCACCTTTCGTCCGATGGCAAGCTAAAATTCGAGCCAAAACAAGAGTGGAATCATCTGTGCAAAAGATAAAGCCAGGGACAATGCGGAACTGATGTTGTCTTTCTTGGTCTTATTATGTCATCGTGGTGTCATATTTTCTGCTAACA carries:
- the LOC135222611 gene encoding chondroadherin-like protein, whose amino-acid sequence is MNFLMKMMWLWITGMMIRRVISAAQPGSCPTVCFCPLDPSGRRQVICNTGGLVDPLPVLEMPSDAEILIITSPPDRPNTLTLGPIFKGHHRLEQITVTRSGIPALGIHSFWGLRRLHTLNVSHNSISAIIETNFRGADKLHTLDLSHNHVESVPSAVFRYVRSLHYLNLAHNRIPDVVPRMMFGLSLLKVLDLSHNPLGHLPADRFTDVPNLRELSCSSCGLQAISAELLQAVPHLQVLDLRDNRLMDVPPITLSLQLKSLLLDGNHIAAISSNALSAPSLETLTITQNRLASIKSRAMQNSSISHLDVRYNRLTKLRPESLSDALGKLRNLRLSGNPLRIEQLVQMIPRARQLRHLEMGELGLASLPGELLRQSRHLKTLNVSGNYLSDFPASSLFATPHLSILDLSHNNFRGLEQDLVTAFKTMASLDKVWLQNNPWQCQRCHIAPMLDWLRDPTSSHHPHADAICRDMPDSPRCLKCTGPPDLAGHALQLLEKANVPDCGISQPVWPAWLGGAQSDDPRSPRDHHAAESIEELPSLEVFFGDHMALIIGVGCGLVLALLLVVVAALVLARRHSALYYTNETEDKASSEKLMSRNNNDNSPQGPRGGTPRSFPRAPTPYTTRHGPAIATIDEVDSIAGSSVDLQVGKELNAPKIVRLMASPLP